A window from Sinanaerobacter sp. ZZT-01 encodes these proteins:
- the gpmI gene encoding 2,3-bisphosphoglycerate-independent phosphoglycerate mutase has translation MKQTTMLLILDGFGKRKAVHGNAVLQAKTPNLDNLFSNFPNTQLGASGEDVGLPSGQMGNSEVGHLNIGAGRIVYQELTKISKAIKEGSFQNNKAILSAMNHALKDQTALHILGLLSDGGVHSHINHLFALLDLAKKQGLKKVYIHCLLDGRDVPPRCAGRFLLSLEEHMKKIGLGKIATIGGRYYGMDRDTRWEREELAYDALTLGIGETAGSAQKALSDAYERNENDEFVKPTVLMENGQPIATVNDGDSIIFFNFRPDRARQITRAFVDPTFTGFKRKKECKNLCYVCFTQYDAQMPNVLVAFPPQSLKNTLGEYLSDLNLRQLRIAETEKYAHVTFFFNGGVEAPNKGEERILVPSPKVATYDLQPEMSAYEVTDRVLEQITSKAYDVIILNFANCDMVGHTGKIDAAIKAVETVDECVGKIAVALQQNDGQMLLTADHGNADYMLDDEENVITAHSLSPVPLLVMSDKKVTLKDGGVLADLAPTLLDLMELDKPDEMTGVSLIQPK, from the coding sequence ATGAAACAGACGACAATGCTTTTAATATTAGATGGTTTCGGCAAACGCAAAGCCGTTCACGGTAATGCTGTCCTTCAAGCCAAGACACCAAATCTGGATAACCTGTTTTCCAATTTTCCAAACACGCAGCTCGGAGCGAGCGGTGAAGATGTCGGACTTCCAAGTGGTCAAATGGGAAACTCTGAAGTCGGGCATCTAAATATCGGAGCAGGACGTATTGTCTATCAGGAATTGACCAAAATATCCAAAGCAATTAAAGAAGGTTCCTTTCAAAACAATAAAGCCATCCTTTCTGCTATGAATCATGCTTTGAAAGATCAAACTGCTCTTCATATTTTGGGGCTTCTCTCAGATGGCGGTGTGCACAGTCATATCAATCATCTCTTTGCCCTGCTTGATCTTGCAAAAAAACAGGGACTTAAAAAAGTATACATTCACTGTCTTTTAGATGGAAGAGATGTTCCTCCTAGGTGTGCCGGACGTTTTCTTTTATCCTTGGAAGAGCATATGAAAAAAATTGGACTCGGAAAAATTGCTACAATTGGCGGCCGCTATTACGGAATGGACCGTGATACTCGTTGGGAGCGAGAAGAACTGGCTTATGATGCCCTTACCCTTGGGATAGGAGAAACTGCTGGAAGTGCACAAAAGGCACTTTCTGATGCCTATGAAAGAAATGAAAATGATGAGTTTGTAAAACCGACAGTTCTAATGGAAAATGGTCAACCGATTGCAACGGTCAACGACGGAGACTCTATTATATTCTTTAATTTCCGACCAGATCGTGCAAGACAGATTACTCGTGCTTTTGTCGACCCAACCTTTACCGGCTTTAAACGAAAAAAGGAGTGTAAAAATTTATGCTATGTCTGCTTTACGCAGTACGATGCACAAATGCCGAATGTTTTAGTTGCATTCCCTCCCCAATCTTTAAAGAATACATTAGGGGAATACCTTTCCGATTTGAACTTACGTCAGCTTCGCATTGCAGAGACCGAAAAATATGCACATGTCACCTTCTTCTTTAACGGCGGTGTGGAAGCTCCCAATAAAGGAGAAGAACGTATTCTGGTTCCCTCTCCTAAGGTTGCTACTTACGATTTGCAGCCAGAAATGAGTGCTTATGAAGTAACAGACCGTGTTTTAGAACAAATTACATCTAAAGCGTACGATGTCATTATCTTAAATTTTGCAAACTGTGACATGGTCGGGCATACAGGAAAGATAGATGCTGCTATAAAAGCCGTTGAAACAGTAGATGAATGCGTTGGAAAAATTGCAGTTGCTCTGCAGCAAAATGATGGCCAGATGCTTTTAACGGCAGATCACGGAAATGCCGATTACATGCTGGATGATGAAGAAAATGTGATAACGGCTCATTCCTTAAGTCCGGTTCCGCTTTTAGTGATGTCTGATAAAAAAGTTACGCTAAAAGACGGAGGTGTACTCGCTGATCTCGCCCCGACTCTTCTAGACTTAATGGAACTGGATAAACCAGATGAAATGACTGGAGTCAGCTTAATTCAACCGAAATAA